TGTTTGGGACATATCTCCTTGCCACTATTTCTTTTGTTCTGTTAAGTAATAAATTGACAAGTACTGTCGAGGAAAGTGTTTTAGTGTTTACTTCTCCCCAAAGGGAGAGAAAGTCAGTACTTGGTCCACCCCCAACAGCTAAAGAGATTATAGAAAAGTTTGAAAGAGCGCTCAGAGAATGATTCTAATCTTTTCAAGGACTTCTTTTGGAGTCTTACCGAATATTAGGATCATAGGCTCCTTGCCGACATCTCCCAGGTGGTATATGAGATCAGGCCTCTTCTTTGCCCTAGAAATTGCGGTTTCAATTCCCCATGGGATTGTTGCTCCTTCTCTTTCTTTAACTTCTAAGGGCTCCTCCCTTCTATCATAGAATGATACTATTAAGCCCTCCTCCTTTGCAAGGTCAATTATTTCTTCAGAGTACTTTATGTTTATCGCACTTCTGTATTCCGGATAAAACTTCATATAAGTTAGAACTGCCCTGGCTAGGTGGTCACTTGCTCCAAATTCAACAGGTCCCACAGCTTTTACAGAGTTGCCGTATTTGACTATCCTTCCTTTTACTCCAGCAACATCTTCTTTTGTTCTAGCGTATGGATGTGGTAAGGAATAGACAAAGTTTGTTCCAACCTCGGGAATTAGTTTGACTGGATTTAGGTTCTCAAATTCCCTTACAGCTTTAGTCAGCTCTTCGTAGGTTCTCCACTTCTCTGCTGGAATCTCTATCCATGCAGATTGATTGACTGGGCAGTGACCCTTTCCTATTTTGTGTCCTGTAGCTATCCCCAAGGTTATGAATTCCTTTGCTATTTTTATTGCATCCTCCAGGGGAAATCCCTTCGCAAGATTTGCAGTTATTGCTGCAGAAAAGCTACATCCAGTTCCATGTGTGCACCCTTCAACCCTGGGCGCTCTGTACTCTCTAAACGTTCCATTATGGTAGAGAACGTCAATAGCTTCGTTCCCTTCTATGTGACCACCCTTGACTATAACAGCATGAGCTCCTGTTTCCTCGGCTATCTTTTTTGCGGCTGTTTTTGCGTCCTCCACTGTTTTTATCTTCATTCCGGACAGCTTTTCTGCTTCAAATCTGTTGGGAGTCACGAGTGTTGCTAGGGGAAGGATGTGTTTAATTAAAGCTTCCACAGCGTCTTCTCTGAGTAATGGGGCGCCGCTCTTGGCTATCATTACAGGATCTACAACTAGAGGGAAGTCATATTCCTTTACGGTCTTTGCAACTGCTTTTATAATTTCTGCATTGCTCAGCATTCCTGTTTTTGCTGCATCTACCCCTATGTCTTCTGCAACCGCTTTAATTTGCTCTGAAACAACCTCGGGAGGTATGTCGTGGATGGCGGTGACGGCTTGAGTGTTTTGTGCAGTAACGGAGGTTATTGCAACTAGACCATGAACTCCAAATGCCGTGAATGTCTTAAGATCAGCCTCTATTCCTGCTCCTCCTCCACTATCGCTTCCAGCTATCGTTAGTGCAGTTTTAACAAGTCTCATCTTAACACCTCCTCAACTATTTTTCTAAGTTCTTCCGTGGCTTTTCTAACATTTTCAGCACCCATAACAGCAGATATTACAGCTATTCCAGCCACTCCAGTTCTTAAAACCTCCCTAGCATTTTCAATGTTAATTCCTCCAATTGCAACGACGGGAATTTTAACGTTCTCTACAATTCTTCTCAGCCCTTTAATTCCTATAACTTTAACATCCTTCTTCGTTTTTGTAGGAAAGACCGAGCCAGCCCCAAGATAATCCGCTCCTTCTTTTTCTGCTCTTACAGCTTCTTCAAGGGAATAAACAGAGGCACCAACTATGAGGTTTGGGGCAATTTCCTTTGCCACTTTAATGGGCATATCTTCGGGGCCCAGCTGAACACCGTCTGCATCTACGGCTAGGGCCACGTCTATCCTGTCATCGACAAAGAACAGTGCCCCGTATTCTGTGGTTAGTCTCCTTATTTCTTTTCCCACCTCATACATTTCTTTTGTTGGAGCATTCTTTATTCTGAGCTGAATTGCGGTTGCTCCCCCCTCCAGAGCTTCTCTTACGGATTCAATTTCCGGTTTAAGTCTTCTATCGGTTATTACATATAGCCTTAATCTCTTCCTAAGGTTCAACTTTCACCACCCTCGCCAGCCTCTCTACTTCCTCTGGTGTTAAGGTGTATAGGTTGTCGTAGAGCTTAACATGGAAGCTCCCTGGAGCCTTTGCTTCTTCATAAGCCTTCTCCGCGGCCACTCCAAACACTACGAGGGCTGAAATGCTTGCATTTAGTGGAGTTTCAACGGCGAGGAATGCACCCGTTATTGCGGAAACCATGCAGCCGGTGCCAGTAACCTTACCCAGCATTTCGTGTCCGTTGTAAATTGCATACACGCTCGTGCCATCACTTACGTAGTCAACCTTTCCAGTAACTGCTACCACCGTGGAGAACTCCTCAGCAGCCTTTATTGCGATCTCTTTTGCTTTCTCCTCTTCATAAGCTACAGAATCAACACCTCTTGTTTTCCCATGTTCCCCCAAAAGTGCCGAGATTTCTCCGAAGTTACCCTTTAGGACGCTTATAGCATCTGAAGCGAGTATCTTTAGGGAT
This is a stretch of genomic DNA from Pyrococcus sp. ST04. It encodes these proteins:
- a CDS encoding bifunctional hydroxymethylpyrimidine kinase/phosphomethylpyrimidine kinase; translated protein: MRLVKTALTIAGSDSGGGAGIEADLKTFTAFGVHGLVAITSVTAQNTQAVTAIHDIPPEVVSEQIKAVAEDIGVDAAKTGMLSNAEIIKAVAKTVKEYDFPLVVDPVMIAKSGAPLLREDAVEALIKHILPLATLVTPNRFEAEKLSGMKIKTVEDAKTAAKKIAEETGAHAVIVKGGHIEGNEAIDVLYHNGTFREYRAPRVEGCTHGTGCSFSAAITANLAKGFPLEDAIKIAKEFITLGIATGHKIGKGHCPVNQSAWIEIPAEKWRTYEELTKAVREFENLNPVKLIPEVGTNFVYSLPHPYARTKEDVAGVKGRIVKYGNSVKAVGPVEFGASDHLARAVLTYMKFYPEYRSAINIKYSEEIIDLAKEEGLIVSFYDRREEPLEVKEREGATIPWGIETAISRAKKRPDLIYHLGDVGKEPMILIFGKTPKEVLEKIRIIL
- the thiE gene encoding thiamine phosphate synthase; this encodes MNLRKRLRLYVITDRRLKPEIESVREALEGGATAIQLRIKNAPTKEMYEVGKEIRRLTTEYGALFFVDDRIDVALAVDADGVQLGPEDMPIKVAKEIAPNLIVGASVYSLEEAVRAEKEGADYLGAGSVFPTKTKKDVKVIGIKGLRRIVENVKIPVVAIGGINIENAREVLRTGVAGIAVISAVMGAENVRKATEELRKIVEEVLR
- the thiM gene encoding hydroxyethylthiazole kinase; protein product: MIGEALEKVRERKPLVHNITNFVVMNTTANALLALGASPVMAHAEEELEDMIRIADSIVINIGTLDRHWIQSMFKAVELASEYKKPVVLDPVGAGATKLRTEVSLKILASDAISVLKGNFGEISALLGEHGKTRGVDSVAYEEEKAKEIAIKAAEEFSTVVAVTGKVDYVSDGTSVYAIYNGHEMLGKVTGTGCMVSAITGAFLAVETPLNASISALVVFGVAAEKAYEEAKAPGSFHVKLYDNLYTLTPEEVERLARVVKVEP